A section of the Methanococcus vannielii SB genome encodes:
- a CDS encoding DUF367 family protein: MKLFIYHEKQCDPKRCTALKMGKLNYASIITNVKKVPRNAILLNPYSEKTVSIEDRDIIEKYGILGLDCSWKQAEVVFKKTNAKNQRVLPFLIAANPVNYGKPCKLTTLEAIVATLYIANYKNEALSLLDGFKWANTFIEVNKELLEKYCGKTSEEIIRIQNEILNTTRNR, translated from the coding sequence ATGAAACTTTTCATATATCATGAAAAACAGTGCGACCCAAAGCGATGCACCGCATTAAAAATGGGAAAGTTGAATTATGCTTCAATAATAACTAACGTAAAAAAAGTTCCAAGAAATGCAATTTTGTTAAACCCGTATTCTGAAAAAACTGTTTCTATAGAAGATAGGGATATTATTGAAAAATACGGTATATTGGGCCTTGATTGTTCATGGAAACAGGCTGAAGTAGTATTTAAAAAAACAAATGCAAAAAATCAGCGAGTTTTACCCTTTTTAATTGCAGCAAATCCTGTAAATTACGGAAAACCCTGTAAGCTGACTACATTAGAAGCAATAGTTGCAACACTATACATAGCAAACTATAAAAATGAGGCCCTCTCTTTATTAGATGGTTTCAAATGGGCAAACACTTTTATAGAAGTTAATAAAGAATTACTTGAAAAGTATTGTGGAAAAACATCTGAAGAAATCATACGTATTCAGAACGAAATTTTAAACACTACGCGAAACAGGTGA
- the comB gene encoding 2-phosphosulfolactate phosphatase — protein sequence MNVSISYDFQCQEKYGSRVNLENSCAVVIDVLRASTTICTLIELCNKIYITDCIEKANKIENSIKIGERNGKKIDGFNFGNSPVELLSNKLEIKKYVENGGNIVLTTTNGTRVLENISSNYTLIGSITNAKYVSKKACEIAFKSNKDITLVPAHRGGKFAIEDYICAGLIADYILKYSKEEIDSESFEGLIPSRTLTKTDWVRKVFESNSAKNLKILGYYEDILFSVSKNSQKSVGVYDKSLGIITSI from the coding sequence TTGAACGTTTCTATTTCTTATGATTTTCAATGCCAAGAAAAATATGGCTCAAGAGTTAATTTAGAAAATTCTTGTGCTGTTGTAATAGATGTTTTACGTGCATCTACCACAATTTGTACATTAATTGAGTTGTGCAATAAGATATATATAACAGACTGTATCGAGAAAGCCAACAAAATCGAAAATTCTATAAAGATAGGGGAAAGAAACGGTAAAAAAATAGATGGCTTCAATTTTGGAAACTCCCCTGTTGAATTATTATCTAATAAATTAGAAATAAAAAAATACGTGGAAAATGGCGGAAATATTGTTCTTACAACGACTAACGGAACACGGGTTCTTGAAAATATTTCTTCAAACTACACACTTATTGGCTCGATTACAAACGCTAAATATGTTTCTAAAAAAGCTTGTGAAATTGCTTTTAAAAGTAATAAAGACATAACTCTTGTTCCTGCACATAGGGGTGGAAAATTTGCAATTGAAGATTACATATGTGCAGGATTAATTGCAGATTACATCTTAAAGTATTCTAAGGAAGAAATAGATTCAGAAAGTTTTGAAGGACTTATACCATCAAGAACCTTAACAAAAACAGACTGGGTGAGAAAAGTATTTGAGTCAAATTCTGCTAAAAATTTAAAAATCTTAGGCTACTATGAAGATATTTTATTTTCAGTTTCTAAAAACAGTCAAAAGTCCGTTGGAGTTTACGATAAAAGCTTAGGAATTATAACATCTATTTAA
- a CDS encoding 50S ribosomal protein L40e: protein MAFEEAIKRVFMKRICMKCNARNSWKAEKCRKCGYSNLRPKAKEARA, encoded by the coding sequence ATGGCATTTGAAGAAGCAATCAAAAGAGTATTCATGAAAAGGATATGCATGAAGTGTAATGCAAGAAACTCATGGAAAGCAGAAAAATGTAGAAAATGTGGCTACAGCAACTTACGGCCTAAAGCTAAGGAAGCTAGAGCATAA
- a CDS encoding SLC13 family permease, whose product MKKSAWIIILFSLLLMGFTKISYPEGTSEDGINHQNAVITLIILVTAAALFFTEAIPLPVTAMLVPVLLSFPGIEIMSSASAFKDFGNSWVVLFMAAFILGEAVFRTGFADKVGQITIKLAGKDPVKLIVLTMFSIGLMSAFLSNTGTTAAFIPIIIGICASASLSPKKFLIPMAYAASLGGTLTLIGTPPNLLVNDALEKSGIAPFGFFEFAKLGIFLFISGIAYYATIGHKLLSNEKKGIVDYSKSTIEYRHDKMKIALVVFLFVLLMSATETIPLVTAFMLGACVVIMFGCITMEEAFKSISWTTIFLFAGMLPLGSAMSSTGAATLISNAVLSYIQSPVLLLIAIYVLTALITSAMSNTATAALMIPIGIAMADSFGISVRPILMAIAVSSSACFLTPISTPPNMIVLAPGGYSFKDYVKSGWPLQVISAVVSILLIPLIWPF is encoded by the coding sequence ATGAAAAAATCAGCATGGATAATAATACTATTTTCATTACTATTAATGGGATTTACAAAGATTTCTTACCCTGAAGGAACCTCTGAAGACGGGATAAATCACCAAAATGCAGTAATAACGTTAATAATTTTAGTTACTGCGGCAGCACTTTTTTTTACCGAAGCAATACCATTACCTGTAACGGCAATGCTTGTTCCAGTTTTACTAAGTTTTCCAGGGATAGAAATAATGTCGAGTGCATCTGCATTTAAAGACTTTGGAAACAGTTGGGTAGTACTCTTTATGGCGGCATTTATTCTTGGTGAAGCCGTATTTAGAACCGGTTTTGCCGATAAAGTCGGGCAAATTACAATAAAACTTGCAGGAAAGGACCCCGTAAAATTAATCGTACTTACAATGTTTTCTATTGGATTAATGTCAGCGTTTTTATCAAATACTGGAACTACAGCTGCATTTATACCGATAATAATTGGAATATGTGCATCTGCAAGTCTTTCACCTAAAAAATTTTTAATACCTATGGCATATGCGGCATCTTTAGGGGGAACGCTAACTTTGATTGGAACTCCTCCAAACTTACTTGTAAATGATGCCCTTGAAAAATCAGGTATTGCCCCTTTTGGATTTTTTGAATTTGCAAAACTAGGAATATTTTTATTTATTTCAGGGATTGCTTATTACGCAACTATTGGCCATAAATTACTTTCAAATGAAAAAAAGGGCATAGTGGATTATTCAAAAAGTACTATTGAATACAGACATGATAAAATGAAGATAGCACTGGTTGTATTTTTATTTGTACTTTTAATGTCTGCAACTGAAACAATTCCCTTAGTAACGGCTTTTATGCTTGGAGCGTGTGTAGTTATAATGTTTGGATGTATTACTATGGAAGAGGCTTTTAAAAGTATTTCTTGGACAACCATATTTTTATTTGCAGGAATGCTTCCATTGGGGTCCGCAATGAGTTCAACTGGGGCTGCAACCCTAATTTCAAATGCGGTACTTTCATACATTCAAAGTCCAGTTCTTCTACTCATTGCAATCTATGTTTTAACTGCTTTAATAACATCTGCAATGTCAAATACTGCTACAGCAGCGTTGATGATTCCAATTGGCATTGCAATGGCAGATTCTTTTGGAATAAGTGTTAGGCCAATATTAATGGCAATTGCAGTATCCTCATCAGCATGTTTTTTAACCCCTATATCTACGCCCCCAAACATGATAGTATTGGCTCCAGGGGGTTATTCATTTAAGGACTATGTAAAATCAGGCTGGCCACTTCAGGTAATTAGTGCTGTAGTGTCAATATTACTAATTCCACTAATTTGGCCGTTTTAA
- the yhbY gene encoding ribosome assembly RNA-binding protein YhbY, whose product MENNTEIKISSKAKKILRSQSHEIEPVVWIGKEGMDKTIEEIKRQVKDKSLIKIKIRTSALESEDKAEMAEKIAKETGAEVISLVGNVITIFKPKEGWKKYGTKKIKQEKYIEEFEGLRSKKSLLRK is encoded by the coding sequence ATTGAAAATAATACTGAAATAAAAATATCATCTAAAGCTAAGAAAATTCTAAGGTCACAATCCCATGAAATTGAGCCAGTTGTTTGGATTGGAAAAGAAGGGATGGATAAAACGATTGAAGAAATTAAAAGGCAAGTAAAAGATAAGAGCCTTATAAAAATTAAAATACGAACTAGTGCACTTGAAAGTGAAGATAAGGCTGAAATGGCAGAGAAAATTGCCAAAGAGACTGGTGCAGAAGTAATTAGTTTGGTAGGAAATGTAATAACTATTTTTAAGCCGAAAGAAGGCTGGAAAAAGTATGGAACAAAGAAAATTAAGCAGGAAAAATATATCGAAGAATTCGAAGGATTACGGTCAAAAAAATCACTCCTCCGGAAATAA
- a CDS encoding homocitrate synthase family protein: MDWKEVSQYNPKLDLKECYVYDTTLRDGEQTPGVCFTGNQKLEIAKKLDDLGIKQIEAGFPTVSENERKCIKSISSEGLNADILALSRVLKEDIDRAIECDVDGIITFVATSPMHLKYKLHKSFEEVEEMGMKAIEYAKDHGLFVAFSAEDATRTSIENIIKIHKNAEDYGADRVHIADTLGCATPQSMYQICSELNKSLKKAHIGVHCHNDFGFAAINSIYGLMGGAKAVSTTVNGIGERAGNAALEEVVMALKVLYNYDMGLNTELIMETSKLVETYSKIKVPENKPLVGEMVFYHESGIHVDAVLENPLTYEPFLPEKIGQKRKIVLGKHSGCRAVAYRLNELGFEATRDELWEIVKKTKETREQGTEISDEVFKNIVTHILN; the protein is encoded by the coding sequence ATGGATTGGAAAGAAGTTTCTCAATATAATCCTAAATTAGACTTAAAAGAATGTTATGTATATGATACTACATTAAGGGATGGTGAACAGACTCCTGGAGTTTGTTTTACGGGTAATCAAAAGCTTGAAATTGCTAAAAAATTAGATGACCTTGGAATAAAACAAATTGAAGCCGGTTTTCCAACGGTTTCTGAAAATGAAAGAAAATGTATTAAATCAATTTCCTCTGAAGGACTTAATGCGGATATTTTGGCGCTATCAAGAGTTTTAAAGGAAGATATCGATAGGGCGATTGAATGCGATGTTGATGGAATAATCACTTTTGTTGCAACTTCGCCTATGCACCTAAAATATAAGCTACATAAGTCTTTTGAAGAAGTTGAAGAAATGGGAATGAAAGCTATCGAGTATGCAAAAGATCATGGCCTTTTTGTTGCGTTTTCTGCAGAAGATGCAACAAGAACCTCGATTGAAAATATCATAAAAATTCATAAAAATGCAGAAGATTACGGTGCAGATAGGGTCCATATTGCAGATACACTTGGATGTGCAACACCTCAATCAATGTACCAAATATGTTCTGAACTGAATAAAAGCCTGAAAAAAGCACATATTGGAGTTCATTGCCATAATGATTTTGGATTTGCAGCCATAAATTCAATATACGGACTTATGGGTGGTGCAAAGGCAGTTTCAACTACTGTTAATGGCATTGGAGAAAGGGCCGGAAATGCAGCACTAGAAGAGGTAGTAATGGCTTTAAAAGTACTTTATAATTACGATATGGGGCTAAATACTGAACTTATAATGGAAACTTCAAAGTTAGTTGAAACATATTCAAAAATCAAGGTTCCAGAAAATAAGCCTCTTGTTGGCGAAATGGTATTTTATCATGAAAGCGGAATACACGTTGATGCAGTTTTAGAAAATCCTTTAACCTATGAGCCGTTTTTACCTGAAAAAATCGGTCAAAAACGAAAAATTGTGCTTGGAAAACATTCTGGATGCAGAGCCGTTGCATATAGATTAAATGAACTTGGATTTGAAGCGACTCGTGATGAACTCTGGGAAATTGTTAAAAAAACTAAGGAAACGAGAGAACAAGGAACCGAAATAAGTGACGAAGTATTTAAAAACATTGTAACACATATTTTAAATTAA
- a CDS encoding phenylacetate--CoA ligase family protein: MIWSREETLDREDIEKIQLERLKNAVKRAYNNVPLYRNKFDSVNLKPDDINSLEDLKKVPFTTKEDFRENYPFKMFAVPKKEIIRIHGSSGTTGKPTVVGYTKKDIETWSELVARVISATGVTNEDTAQVAFGYGLFTGGFGLHYGLEKVGVTVVPMSSGNTEKQIMLMKDFETTVLICTPSYALHIAEVAEKMGIDPKKDLKIKIGLFGGEGLSESARKELESRFLMLATSNYGMSELMGPGVSGECEYKVGMHISEDHFIAEIIDPKTGEVLPEGEVGELVITALTKEALPVLRYRTKDLTSLNYKKCKCGRTTVRMNKIKGRSDDMLIIRGVNVFPSQIESVLESIEEIGPHYEIIVTKKGHMDELTINIELADGKFLETYRCLEQISKKVDHKLKTVLGLSSKINIAQPRTLERFEGKARRVKDLRDNE; the protein is encoded by the coding sequence TTGATTTGGTCCAGAGAAGAAACTCTAGATAGAGAGGATATCGAAAAAATACAGCTTGAAAGATTAAAAAATGCTGTAAAACGGGCCTATAATAACGTGCCCCTTTACAGGAACAAATTTGATAGCGTAAATTTAAAACCTGATGACATAAATTCGCTTGAAGACCTTAAAAAAGTTCCGTTTACAACTAAGGAAGATTTTAGGGAAAATTATCCGTTTAAAATGTTTGCTGTTCCAAAAAAAGAAATTATACGAATACACGGATCTTCCGGAACAACTGGAAAACCCACGGTTGTAGGATATACTAAAAAAGACATTGAAACATGGTCAGAACTCGTTGCACGAGTTATAAGTGCTACGGGAGTAACTAACGAAGATACTGCACAAGTAGCATTTGGATACGGGTTATTTACTGGAGGATTTGGACTTCACTACGGGCTTGAAAAAGTTGGGGTAACGGTAGTTCCAATGTCAAGTGGAAACACTGAAAAGCAGATAATGCTAATGAAAGATTTTGAAACTACGGTTTTAATATGCACTCCATCATATGCACTTCACATTGCAGAAGTTGCTGAAAAAATGGGTATTGACCCTAAAAAAGATTTAAAAATAAAAATCGGTCTTTTTGGAGGGGAAGGTCTTTCAGAATCTGCCAGAAAAGAACTCGAATCACGATTTTTGATGCTTGCAACATCAAACTACGGAATGAGTGAATTAATGGGGCCAGGAGTTTCTGGAGAATGCGAATACAAGGTTGGTATGCATATTTCAGAAGATCATTTTATTGCAGAAATTATTGACCCTAAAACAGGCGAAGTTTTGCCTGAAGGGGAAGTTGGAGAACTCGTAATTACTGCACTTACAAAAGAGGCACTCCCTGTTTTAAGATACCGGACTAAAGACCTGACGTCTTTAAATTATAAAAAATGCAAGTGTGGAAGAACTACTGTAAGAATGAATAAAATTAAAGGTAGAAGCGACGACATGTTAATTATTAGGGGGGTAAATGTATTCCCTTCACAAATTGAAAGTGTACTTGAAAGTATTGAAGAAATTGGGCCACATTATGAAATAATTGTTACAAAAAAAGGCCATATGGATGAATTAACAATAAACATTGAGCTTGCCGATGGAAAGTTTCTTGAAACGTACCGCTGTCTTGAACAGATAAGTAAAAAAGTAGACCATAAGTTAAAAACTGTTTTAGGATTGAGTTCAAAAATAAATATAGCCCAACCCAGAACCTTAGAACGGTTTGAAGGAAAAGCAAGACGGGTAAAAGACTTAAGAGATAACGAATAA
- a CDS encoding 50S ribosomal protein L39e, which produces MAGNKPLGKKLRLAKALKQNRRVPMFAIARTKGSVKQHPKMRHWRRNTLKK; this is translated from the coding sequence ATGGCAGGAAATAAACCTTTGGGTAAAAAATTAAGACTTGCAAAAGCTTTAAAACAAAATAGGAGAGTTCCTATGTTTGCAATTGCAAGAACAAAAGGAAGCGTTAAGCAACACCCAAAAATGAGACACTGGAGAAGAAATACTCTTAAAAAATAA
- a CDS encoding DUF7411 family protein — translation MKAHVLFSGGKDSSLSAIILHNLGYEIQLITVNFGVMDSYLHARETANVIGFPHEVELLDMELIEKSVDMILKDGYPGNGIQFLHKSVLDILSEKYCVIADGTRRDDRVPKLTHSEIQSLEMRKNIEYVTPLMGFGHKTIRSLVNNYFVISELESEDLLKSDYETEIREIIRNRGENPLSYFPKHIQSRVTGLKRYL, via the coding sequence ATGAAAGCTCATGTTTTATTTAGTGGTGGAAAAGATAGTTCCCTTTCTGCCATAATTTTGCATAATTTAGGCTACGAAATCCAGTTAATAACTGTGAATTTTGGAGTAATGGATTCATATCTTCATGCAAGGGAAACTGCAAATGTAATTGGCTTTCCACACGAAGTCGAGTTACTTGATATGGAATTAATTGAAAAATCTGTGGACATGATTTTAAAAGACGGCTATCCTGGAAACGGGATACAATTTTTACACAAGTCCGTTTTAGATATTCTTTCAGAAAAATACTGCGTAATTGCTGATGGGACGAGAAGGGATGATAGGGTTCCAAAACTAACCCATTCTGAAATTCAGAGTCTGGAAATGAGAAAAAATATTGAATACGTAACTCCTTTGATGGGTTTTGGCCACAAAACCATACGGAGTCTTGTAAATAATTATTTCGTAATATCCGAACTTGAAAGTGAAGATCTTTTAAAGTCCGATTACGAAACGGAAATAAGGGAAATAATAAGAAATAGGGGAGAAAATCCACTTTCTTATTTTCCAAAACATATTCAATCGAGAGTTACTGGCTTAAAAAGATACTTGTAG
- a CDS encoding DNA-binding protein, which yields MDPEEIKQKKLQEMQAKAQDPEYQRQMQEQQMQYEMQKQKVLRQILSEEARSRLARIKLAKPEFARQVESQLIQLAQAGRLPVPLTDEYFKGLLDKIYEMNKSTKREVTITRR from the coding sequence ATGGACCCAGAAGAAATAAAACAAAAAAAATTGCAGGAAATGCAAGCAAAAGCCCAAGATCCAGAGTATCAAAGGCAAATGCAAGAGCAACAAATGCAGTATGAAATGCAAAAACAAAAAGTACTTAGGCAAATCCTTTCTGAAGAAGCAAGGTCTAGGCTAGCAAGAATAAAACTTGCAAAACCGGAATTTGCACGGCAGGTGGAATCTCAGTTGATACAACTTGCTCAAGCAGGTAGGCTTCCGGTTCCGCTTACTGATGAGTACTTTAAGGGACTTCTCGATAAAATATACGAGATGAATAAATCTACAAAAAGAGAAGTTACAATAACTAGAAGATAA
- the mmp3 gene encoding methyl-coenzyme M reductase-associated protein Mmp3: MDVIVNNNKKSGKTLKDVISGEYYVDGANIVIIKETRTETEKESKKYHIKTTKGSFVIGISDENETVNFWNENYKSFENKPIIWKSVSDVAFGNIEIDLDITSEKKHFKKWDVVLSVSGLDKSEGNLIFVQRDTSESYGLKNPKIGILIGGKRVLKALTSNDLIVSIERIRESKEHVNYLLTTDLNLNLEEGWKIYTYCTVEFNGPSKSVEHALAILENGTFEISENTNTYVTDCRLQTLLIDEENPEERDRGTITVRNIGNGVGKLYIYQESRVSSLSHTVVGKINNGIELIDFSDKGRISIKSNPERLNAVGKTQKEAKMLFEKHGVSLNIDGHVDDNSIIVEQIPEYTMEILKNKEVTVKGISPEKLIYITIFDDKAPNTAWYFRKTTGLTTKKIGVMKVYFKHGDISMFDRNSEYSKGLLPENIPNTALEGGTIAVTNMVKKYKGYIGIRTLKNDKYGPTGETFEGTNVVGKVVKNIEILKNIKQGENIYILEVNK, from the coding sequence ATGGATGTAATCGTGAACAATAACAAAAAATCTGGAAAAACTCTTAAAGATGTTATTTCAGGAGAATATTATGTAGATGGGGCAAATATTGTTATAATAAAGGAAACCCGGACTGAAACTGAAAAAGAATCAAAAAAATACCATATAAAGACCACAAAAGGCTCTTTTGTAATTGGAATAAGTGATGAAAATGAAACTGTAAACTTTTGGAATGAAAACTATAAATCCTTTGAAAATAAGCCAATCATCTGGAAAAGTGTTTCTGATGTTGCTTTTGGAAATATTGAAATAGATCTCGACATAACTAGTGAAAAGAAACATTTTAAAAAGTGGGACGTTGTACTTAGTGTTTCCGGCCTTGATAAATCGGAAGGAAATTTAATATTTGTTCAAAGGGATACCTCAGAAAGTTATGGGCTTAAAAATCCAAAAATAGGTATTTTAATCGGAGGTAAACGAGTTCTAAAAGCACTTACATCTAATGACTTGATTGTCTCTATTGAAAGAATTCGCGAGTCAAAAGAACATGTTAATTACCTCTTAACTACAGATTTAAATTTAAATCTTGAAGAAGGTTGGAAAATATATACCTACTGCACTGTAGAGTTTAACGGACCTTCAAAAAGTGTTGAACATGCCCTTGCAATTTTAGAGAATGGGACATTTGAAATTTCGGAAAATACAAATACGTATGTTACTGACTGTAGGCTTCAAACACTATTAATAGATGAAGAAAATCCTGAAGAAAGAGATAGGGGCACTATTACAGTTAGAAATATCGGTAATGGTGTTGGAAAGTTATATATCTACCAAGAAAGCCGTGTTTCATCGCTTTCACATACGGTTGTTGGAAAAATCAATAACGGTATTGAATTAATTGACTTTTCAGATAAGGGGCGAATTTCTATAAAATCTAACCCTGAACGATTAAATGCGGTTGGAAAAACACAGAAAGAAGCTAAAATGCTATTTGAAAAGCATGGAGTATCTTTAAATATAGACGGACACGTAGATGATAATTCCATAATTGTTGAACAGATTCCAGAATACACGATGGAAATATTAAAAAACAAGGAAGTTACTGTAAAGGGAATTTCTCCTGAAAAACTGATTTATATTACGATATTTGATGATAAGGCACCTAATACGGCGTGGTACTTTAGAAAAACTACCGGACTTACGACCAAAAAAATTGGAGTTATGAAGGTTTATTTTAAACATGGTGACATTTCAATGTTTGATAGAAATTCAGAATATTCAAAAGGACTTTTGCCAGAAAATATCCCAAATACTGCTCTTGAGGGTGGAACAATTGCAGTTACCAATATGGTTAAAAAATACAAAGGGTACATTGGAATAAGAACACTGAAAAATGATAAATATGGCCCTACAGGAGAAACTTTTGAAGGAACAAACGTTGTTGGAAAAGTTGTCAAAAATATAGAAATATTAAAAAATATCAAACAGGGTGAAAATATATACATTTTAGAAGTTAATAAATAA
- a CDS encoding 30S ribosomal protein S19e, translated as MVTVYDVPANELIAKLAEKLKEMGVEEPEWAMFVKTGAHKERRPDDVEWWYKRCAAILRKVYMNGPVGVERLRSAYGGRKNRGSAPERTVKGSGNIIRTAFQALEAKNLLAKAEKGGRIIAPKGQSLVDNTAKEVKEALSQ; from the coding sequence ATGGTAACTGTTTACGATGTACCAGCTAATGAATTGATTGCAAAATTAGCAGAGAAGTTAAAAGAAATGGGCGTAGAAGAGCCAGAATGGGCAATGTTTGTTAAAACTGGTGCTCATAAAGAAAGAAGGCCAGACGATGTAGAATGGTGGTACAAAAGATGTGCTGCTATTTTAAGAAAAGTCTACATGAATGGACCAGTTGGCGTTGAAAGATTAAGGAGCGCTTACGGTGGAAGAAAGAACCGGGGAAGTGCACCTGAAAGAACCGTTAAAGGTAGCGGTAACATCATCAGAACAGCATTCCAAGCTTTAGAAGCTAAAAACTTATTAGCTAAAGCGGAAAAAGGCGGAAGAATTATTGCACCAAAAGGCCAATCCTTAGTTGACAACACTGCAAAAGAAGTAAAAGAAGCTTTATCACAATAA
- a CDS encoding TRC40/GET3/ArsA family transport-energizing ATPase, translating to MVLSKLKESLKGITSKKLEKENGTKYIMFGGKGGVGKTTMSAATGIFCAEQGLKTVVVSTDPAHSLRDSFEQSFGHEPTKVNGIDNLYVVEIDPEVAMSEYKTKLKAQMDENPMMGGMLEDQLEMASLAPGTDESAAFDVFLKYMDSNEFDVVVFDTAPTGHTLRFLGLPEIMDKYMSKMIKFKKQMSGFMNMMKKMMPFGGKGEDIDYDKALEEMETMKAKITKARGILANPERTAFRLVVIPEEMSILESERAMKALEKYKIPVDSVVVNQLIPEDVECGFCKARRSLQEKRLQMIEEKFGNKVIARLDLLRTEAKGLETLKILAKKLYVDSEEKKEKEVIVA from the coding sequence TTGGTATTATCCAAATTAAAGGAATCATTAAAGGGGATTACCTCTAAAAAGCTTGAAAAAGAAAATGGAACAAAGTACATAATGTTCGGTGGAAAAGGCGGTGTTGGTAAAACGACAATGAGTGCAGCAACAGGGATATTCTGTGCAGAACAGGGTTTAAAGACAGTTGTAGTTTCAACAGACCCTGCACACTCACTAAGAGACAGTTTTGAGCAATCTTTTGGTCATGAACCAACAAAAGTAAATGGAATTGACAATTTGTATGTGGTAGAAATCGATCCAGAAGTTGCAATGTCCGAATATAAAACTAAATTAAAGGCACAAATGGATGAAAACCCGATGATGGGGGGAATGCTTGAAGACCAATTAGAAATGGCGTCATTAGCTCCTGGAACTGATGAAAGTGCTGCATTTGATGTATTTTTAAAATACATGGACAGTAATGAATTTGACGTTGTTGTATTCGATACTGCACCAACTGGGCACACTTTAAGGTTTTTAGGGCTTCCTGAAATTATGGATAAATACATGTCAAAAATGATAAAGTTCAAAAAGCAGATGAGTGGCTTTATGAACATGATGAAAAAGATGATGCCATTTGGTGGAAAAGGCGAAGACATTGATTATGATAAGGCCTTAGAAGAAATGGAAACAATGAAAGCTAAAATTACAAAAGCAAGAGGAATTTTAGCAAACCCTGAAAGAACCGCATTTAGACTCGTTGTAATCCCTGAAGAAATGAGTATTTTAGAGAGTGAAAGGGCAATGAAAGCTCTTGAAAAATATAAGATACCGGTTGATTCAGTTGTAGTAAACCAGTTAATCCCTGAAGACGTTGAATGCGGTTTCTGTAAGGCAAGAAGGTCACTACAAGAAAAGAGACTCCAAATGATTGAAGAGAAATTTGGAAATAAAGTTATTGCAAGACTAGACCTTTTAAGAACCGAGGCAAAAGGGTTAGAAACCTTAAAAATACTTGCAAAAAAGCTATATGTTGATTCTGAAGAAAAAAAGGAAAAAGAAGTAATTGTAGCTTAA
- a CDS encoding DUF116 domain-containing protein: protein MVLSNINIFEYLGIILVLLILTIILLATTAVVLGYYLIKKNKILFPKLSLYITNNFYSILLKIFLLVGTEDTFYKVASEFYNRYYCESFKKAKNKILILPHCLRDLKCPGKLGVDGIECLFCSKCPVGEIIKVAKENGYEVYIVPGSTFLKRLVKEKNPDGVFAVACYNDLFHGMNSLSRKNIPIQGQLLMKDGCILTLVDVEELINRLKNKPC, encoded by the coding sequence ATGGTTTTAAGTAACATAAATATTTTTGAATATCTTGGAATTATTCTAGTACTTCTTATACTAACTATTATACTACTCGCAACAACAGCAGTGGTACTTGGTTATTACTTGATTAAAAAGAACAAAATCCTTTTTCCAAAATTATCTCTTTATATTACAAATAACTTTTACTCAATACTTTTAAAGATATTTTTGCTTGTAGGTACTGAAGATACATTTTATAAAGTTGCAAGTGAATTTTATAACCGTTACTACTGTGAATCATTTAAAAAAGCTAAAAATAAAATTTTAATTTTACCGCACTGTTTAAGGGATTTAAAATGCCCTGGAAAATTGGGTGTTGATGGAATAGAATGTTTATTTTGCAGTAAATGTCCAGTTGGGGAAATTATTAAAGTTGCAAAGGAAAATGGCTATGAAGTATACATTGTTCCCGGTTCAACGTTTTTAAAGCGATTAGTGAAAGAGAAAAATCCTGATGGTGTTTTTGCAGTTGCATGTTACAATGACTTATTTCATGGAATGAACTCACTATCTAGAAAAAATATACCAATTCAAGGGCAATTATTAATGAAAGATGGCTGTATTCTGACCCTTGTAGATGTTGAAGAATTAATAAATCGTCTTAAAAATAAACCTTGCTAA